Genomic window (Gammaproteobacteria bacterium):
GAATTTGCAATTGCCTTGGCTAATGGCACCATGGCGTTAGATCTTGCCTTAAAAGCATTACATATTGGTCCAGGAGATGAAGTAATAGTAACCTCGCGTACTTTCATGGCGTCGGTGTCTTGCATTGTCATGGTGGGGGCGATACCAGTATTTGCGGATGTGGATCGAGATTCACAAAATATTACCGCTGATACGATTCATGCTGTGTTATCGCCAAGAACTCGAGCGGTTGTTTGTGTTCATTTAATTGGCTGGTCTTGTGACATGGATCCAATTATGTCGCTGGCGAAAGAGCACGATTTATATGTAATCGAGGACTGCGCTCAGGCCCATGGTGCACGTTATAAGAATAAATCGGTGGGTTCTATTGGTCACGTAGGAGCATGGTCATTCTGTCAGGATAAAATTATGACCACTGGTGGCGAGGGCGGCATGGTGACCACCAATAATCGTGAATTATGGTCTCGAATGTGGTCGTACAAAGACCACGGTAAGAGTTGGGAAGCGATATACGAACGTAAGCATCCTCCAGGTTTTGGTTTTCGCTGGCTACACGAGACCTTTGGCACAAATTATCGCATGACGGAAATTCAGGGGGCGATTGGCCGTATTCAATTGAAACGAATGCCGAAGTGGCACGAACAACGCATCACCAATGCGCGTCGTATATGGAATGTGGCGAGTAGCCTACCTGGCTTGCGTGTGCCGATTATTCCACAGGATATCGAACACGCTGCGTATAAATGTTATGTATTCGTCGAACCGTCTGTTTTACGTGATGGATGGTCACGGGACCACGTTATGGATGAAATTAATGCAGCGGGCGTGCCGTGCTATTCTGGTTCGTGCCCGGAAGTTTATTTAGAAAAAGCATTCGATAATACCCCTTGGCGGCCAGATGAACGTTTGCCGATTTCCAGAGAATTGGGTGAATCGAGTCTAATGTTTCTTGTGCATCCTACCCTAATTGAAGAAGAAATTGATAAAACCTGCAAGGTGTTAACGGAGGTAATGCGGAAAGCGGCTTCGTAAAGGTTGGATTTTATGATTGATCTTTTTTCCGCAATATAAGTAGGAGTTACGCAGTTGAAAAATAGGAAGTCATTCTGCGTGCAGCGAAGCGGAGTCGCAGAATCCATCTACTATAGATTCTGCGACTCCGGTCGCTAACGCGACCTCCGCGCAGAATGACAGAAAAAACTCAATCCTGTATAGAATTACAAATTCAATTTCGTAACTCCTAATAAGGACAAATATGAAATTCTTGCCAATATTTCTATTTGATAAAAAATTTTCTCAATAGAAAAAATACTGTGGAAACGATTATTGGGTATATCAAGGAATATTCTTACATTTTTCGGTTTCAAAACTCTCTCTAAAGAATTCGTAACTCTGGTTAGTTACAATGACAGAGAAATACCCAATTTTTCAGCAATCGCTTCTAATGAAACGCGTGCCTCAATGAGTTTGAAGCGATCAATTTGTTCCATTATTTGCTCGACCTCATGATGAAACCCTGCCCGCAAGAGGTCAGGCTTTATTGCATCGAAAGCGGAGACCGAACCCGCACTGAAGCGAGTCAAATGCGCGGTCAATTCGACCATGGCGATCTTCAGTTTTTCTTTGTCTGGAATCTCGGCAATCTCGTGATCCTGATTTTGTTCCACGGCGATTGCAGCTTCGTCGGCTATCGGTTGCAGATCGGCGATGGAGACTAAAATTTCCCGCAAGGCTGTCTCAAATGCATCCATCAAGGTAGGCCAGTCGCTTTCCTGACCCTGCCTGATGGCCAATTCTAGGGCCTGTGCTGTTTCATGGACAAAGCGCGCGCCAATATTACCTGCTATCCCTTTGACCTGATGAACTATCTGTCTGCCGCGCTCCGAATCACCGTGAGCAAGTGCTTTGCGCGCATCCTTAGCCA
Coding sequences:
- a CDS encoding Aminotransferase, whose amino-acid sequence is MLGTSFSPWPNYSQEEADAVSRILLSNKVSYWTGQECRKFEKEFAAWSDTEFAIALANGTMALDLALKALHIGPGDEVIVTSRTFMASVSCIVMVGAIPVFADVDRDSQNITADTIHAVLSPRTRAVVCVHLIGWSCDMDPIMSLAKEHDLYVIEDCAQAHGARYKNKSVGSIGHVGAWSFCQDKIMTTGGEGGMVTTNNRELWSRMWSYKDHGKSWEAIYERKHPPGFGFRWLHETFGTNYRMTEIQGAIGRIQLKRMPKWHEQRITNARRIWNVASSLPGLRVPIIPQDIEHAAYKCYVFVEPSVLRDGWSRDHVMDEINAAGVPCYSGSCPEVYLEKAFDNTPWRPDERLPISRELGESSLMFLVHPTLIEEEIDKTCKVLTEVMRKAAS